One window of Quercus robur chromosome 5, dhQueRobu3.1, whole genome shotgun sequence genomic DNA carries:
- the LOC126728978 gene encoding small polypeptide DEVIL 19-like: MIASAMVELKQQTMCGIKSPAKRKGHGFTRKCASLVKEQRARIYILRRCATILLCWYIHGDE, translated from the coding sequence ATGATAGCGTCAGCCATGGTTGAACTCAAGCAACAGACCATGTGTGGAATCAAGTCCCCTGCAAAAAGAAAGGGGCATGGCTTCACCAGAAAGTGTGCTTCCTTAGTGAAGGAACAACGTGCCCGTATATATATCCTTCGACGCTGTGCCACCATTCTTCTTTGCTGGTATATCCATGGAGATGAATAA